In Psychrobacter ciconiae, the following are encoded in one genomic region:
- a CDS encoding IS5 family transposase — translation MPRTMLTDEHWTRLRPILLELNLYDKVNLRRTVEGVLYRMRVGCPWRDLPEYFGKSNTVYKAFRRWSASNKLIALFELLIKGSDLEWVFIDATHVKAHQHSSGAHENAQAISKSVAGRATKIHLAVDAHGNPIIFILSDSTTHDVKVAPDLVDKVDLSNTEILCADKGYDSEALREHIKQAGTRDNIPRRANTKSSNDHMDWDLYNVRHLVENAFAKLKNYRAVATRFDKLKQSYENTVALACAYIWLKL, via the coding sequence ATGCCTCGCACGATGCTCACAGATGAACACTGGACAAGACTAAGACCTATCTTACTCGAATTAAATCTCTATGACAAAGTAAATCTTAGGAGAACGGTTGAAGGCGTGCTATATCGGATGCGCGTTGGTTGTCCTTGGCGTGACTTACCAGAGTATTTTGGCAAGTCTAATACCGTCTACAAAGCATTCCGGCGCTGGTCTGCCAGCAATAAGCTGATTGCGCTGTTTGAATTATTGATCAAAGGCTCAGACCTTGAATGGGTCTTCATTGATGCCACTCATGTCAAAGCGCATCAGCACAGCAGTGGTGCTCATGAGAATGCTCAGGCCATTAGTAAAAGCGTTGCAGGTCGAGCGACCAAGATTCACTTAGCCGTTGATGCTCATGGCAATCCCATCATCTTTATTCTATCTGATAGCACCACTCATGATGTAAAAGTGGCACCAGACTTGGTAGACAAAGTTGACTTGAGCAACACGGAGATTTTATGTGCTGATAAAGGCTATGATTCTGAGGCACTGCGAGAGCATATTAAACAGGCAGGAACGCGTGATAATATCCCTCGAAGAGCAAACACTAAGTCCTCTAATGATCATATGGATTGGGACTTGTACAATGTACGTCACTTAGTGGAAAACGCTTTCGCTAAGCTTAAAAACTATAGGGCAGTTGCCACCAGATTTGATAAGCTCAAGCAGAGTTATGAGAATACGGTCGCGCTCGCTTGTGCTTATATCTGGCTGAAATTATGA